The nucleotide window GAGGTGCTCTCGCTGCTCGACGCCCTGGGGATCGCCTGGGTCCGCAACCACCGGCTGGTGCGGGGGCTGGACTACTACAACCGCACCTGCTTCGAGTTCGTGGCCGGGGGCCTCGGCGCCCAGAACACCGTCTGCGCCGGCGGCCGCTACGACGGCCTGGTCGCCCAGCTGGGCGGGCCGAAGACCCCGGCGGTGGGCTTCGCGGCCGGGATCGAGCGCCTGGTCAGCCTGATGAGCGACGCCGCCCCGGAGGACGCACCGGAGCTGGTCGCGGTGGTGCCGGTCGGCACTGAAGTTTTTCCGGCCTGCCTGCGTCTGGTCGAGGAGCTGCGCCGCGAGGGGCTGCGGGTGGACTTCGATCCCCGCCGGGGCAGCCTGAAATCTCAGATGCGCAGGGCAGACAAGCTGGGCGCCCGGGTGGCGCTGGTCATCGGCGAGGACGAGCTCGCCGCCGGGCGGGTTCCGGCGAAGGACCTGCGCCTCGAGGGGGCCGAGCCGGAGGAGCTGGCCCTCGCCGACTTGCACGCTTCCCTGCGAAGGTGGTTCAAGGAGAGACGATGAATCGGACGAAGACCCACGCCTCGCTGATGCTGGTGAGCGCCCTCGCGGCGCTGATCGCCTTCCTGCCCTCTGCTGCCCTCGCCAAGGGCGATGGACCGGCGGTCTCGGTGGGTGACACCGCGCCCGGCTTCTTCCTGAAGACGATCAACTCCGAGGCCGTGGGCATGCCCCGCCTGGTCCTCAAGAACGTCCTGGAGGACGAGGCCACCAAGGCCGTGGTCATCTCCTTCTTCGCCACCTGGTGTGCGCCCTGCAAGAAGGAGCTGCCGGTGCTGCAGCAGCTCTGGAAGGCCTACGAGAAGGACGGCCTGCGGATCGTGGTCATCAGCATCGACAAGGAGGACGACGCGGTGAAGTCGCTCTCCGACTTCGCCACCGAGTTCGGCCTGACCTATCCGGTCGTCTCCGACCGCTTCAACCTCCTGGCCCGGCGCTATCTCGGTGCGACCACCGCCCTTCCCAGCCTCTTCATCACCGACGGAGACGGCGTCATCAAGGCGATCCACCAGTCCTACGACGAGAACGCCGGGGTGGCCCTCGAGCAGGAGCTGGCGGGCTACCTGGGCATCACCCTCACCGAGCCGGTGGTGAAGCCGGTGGAGGCCGCCGAGCCCGAGGTCGCCGAGAAGGCCGCCGAGGCCGCCGCCGAGCAGCCCGAGGCCGGCCAGAAGGCCGGCGCGTCGAAGAAGAAGGCGGGCAAGGGCAAGAGGAAGCCGGCCGGCGTCAAGAAGGCCAGGCAGGGCTGATCCGTGCGCTCGAAGCTCTTCGGCCTCGCCGCTCTCTCCCTGCTCCTCTCGGCCTGCGCCGCCGCGCCGCCGGCGCCCACGGTGGATCCCGAGGGTCCCGTGGTGCGGGTGCGGGCCTACCCGATCGAGGTGACCGGCGAGGAGGAGATCCTCGACGTGGGCGCCCGCTCGATCCTCACCGGGCGGATCTGCGGCACCCTCACCGAGATCGGTGGTGAGCGGATGAACTGCCTCACCCACGAGGACATCGACCGCCTCGCGACCGCCGTCGCGTGGCGCGAGACCCTCGGGGGGACCTGCGACGAGGGCCAGGGCCAGGGCTGCGCCGAGACGATCACCGACCTGGAGTTCGACCTCGTGGTCCGGGGAAGCCTGGCCATGGTCGACGGCAAGTACACCCTCGACCTCTCGGTGCTGCGCATCACGCCGCCCGAGCGGGTCGCATCCAAGCGGATCCAGGTCTCGAAGCCCGATGGGCTCTTCGACGAGGTCGAGGCGGCCTCCCGGGAGTTCGCCTGGATCATCCTGGGCGCGAAGTAGGAGACCGGCCATGACGCGCGTGCGCCTCGGCGTGAACGTGGACCATGTGGCGACCCTCCGGCAGGCCCGGGGCGTGCGCTTCCCCGATCCGGTGGCGGCCGCCCTGCTGGCCGAGAGCGCCGGCGCCGATCAGATCACCGTGCACCTGCGGGAGGACCGCCGGCACATCCAGGAGCGCGACCTGCGGGTGCTGCGCGAGACGGTGCAGACCCGCCTGAACCTGGAGTGCGCCGCGGCCGACGAGGTGCTCTCCATCGCCTGCAAGGTGCGCCCCGACGAGGCCACCCTGGTGCCCGAGCTCCGGGAGGAGCTGACCACCGAGGGCGGCCTCGACGTGGTGGGAGGCGGCGCGCGCCTCGCCGAGGCGGTCGCCCGGCTGAAGGAGGCCGGGATCATGGTGAGCCTCTTCATCGATCCCGACCCGGCCCAGATCGAGGCGAGCGCCCGGCTCGAGGTCGAGGCCATCGAGCTGCACTCCGGCACCTACTGCGACGCCACGACCGCGGCCGCCCGTGAGGCGGAGCTCACGCGGGTGGAGGAGGGCGCGGCGCTCGGCGCGAGGCTCGGGCTGATGGTGGCGGCCGGCCACGGCCTGACCCTCCAGAACGTCGAGCCGATCGTGGCGATCCCGCAGATCGAGGAGCTGAACATCGGGCACAGCATCGTGGCCCGGGCGCTCTTCGTCGGCTTCGAGGAGGCCGTGGCCGAGATGCGGGAGCTCCTCTTCCGCGACGACTGAAGACTCCAGCTGCGAGAGAGAGAGGGCGTGATGAGAGCGTTGACCGCGGAGGAGATGCGGGCCTGCGACCGGGTGGCCATCGAGGAGTTCGGGGTGCCGGGGGTCTCCCTCATGGAGACCGCGGGCCGGGCGGTGGCGGAGCGCGCCCTGGAGCTGCTCGAGGAGAGCGGCGGCGACGGTGCGCTGATCGTCTGCGGCTCGGGCAACAACGGTGGGGACGGCTTCGTCGCCGCCCGCTACCTCTTCCGGGCGGGCGTGGACGTGCAGGTGCTCTGCACCCGGACGGCGGAGGAGCTGCGCGGTGACGCCCGCACCTTCCACGACGTCGCGGTGAAGATGGAGATCCCCGTCGACTACTGCGCCGACACCGAGAGCCTCCCACCCCTCGCCATCGGCCCCGGGGACGTGGTCGTCGATGCCCTCTTCGGCACGGGCCTCGCGCGCCCGGTGGAGGGGCTGCCGCTGCGCCTGATCCAGGTGATGCGCGAGCTGCACGAGGGTGGGGTGAAGGTGGTGGCGGTGGACCTGCCCAGCGGCCTGCACTCGGACACCGGTCAGATCCTGGGCGAGGCGGTGCGCGCGGACGCGACCGTCACCTTCGGCTACCTCAAGCGGGGGCTGCTGCAGTACCCGGGGGTGCAGCTGGCGGGCGAGTGGGAGGTCGTCGACATCGGCCTCCCGCCCCAGGTGGAGGAGCAGCTGGGGCCCGAGTGCGTCCTCCTCGACGAGGCGATGGTCCGGGCGACCCTGCCGCGCCCGGCGCGGGACACCAACAAGGGGCGCCTCGGCCACGTGCTGGTCGTGGCCGGCAGCGCGGACAAGCCGGGCGCCGCCGCCCTGGCCTGCCTCGGCGCGCTGCGAGCGGGCGCGGGGCTGGTCACCCTCGCCACCCGGGCGGGGGGGCACGCCGCCACCGTCGCCGCCGCCCCGGAGGTGATGGGCCTGACCCTGCCGGGCGAGGGTCCGCTGGGACCGGACGACCTGCCGGCCCTGCAGGACGCGCTCGCGGGCAAGGACGCCCTCCTGATCGGGCCGGGGATCCCCCGGGCCGAGCCGACCCGCACCCTCTTGAAGCGCCTGCTCTCCGGTCTGCAGGTGCCGGCCGTGATCGACGCCGACGCCCTCAACGCCATCGGCGACGAACGGGCGGTCTTCGCCGGTCTGGAGCAGGAGGTCGTGCTCACGCCTCACCCCGGGGAGATGGCCCGCCTGCTGCCCTCCACCACCGCGAAGGTCCAGGCGGATCGCTACGGCAGCGCCGGAGCCCTGGCCGCCGAGACCGGCGCGACGGTGGTGCTCAAGGGGGCAGCCACGGTCGTCGCCGAGCCCGACGGGCGGCTGGCGGTGAACCCCACTGGCAACCCGGGGCTCGCCACCGGGGGCAGCGGGGACGTCCTGGCCGGGATCATCGCCGCGCTCCTGGGCCGGGGCCTCCCGGCGGCGGAGGCCGCGCGGGCGGGCGTCTTCGTCCACGGCCTCGCGGCCGACCGGAAGGCCGAGCAGCGGGGCGCGACGGGCCTCTCCGCCGGCGATCTGCCGCTCGCCCTCACCGAGCTCTGGGCGACCTGGTCGCTATGAAGCGGAGCCGACAGACGGTGCGCACCACCGGTGATGACGAGACCTTCGCGCTGGGCCGGGCCGTGGGCGAGGTGCTGGCGCCCGGGGACTTCCTCGGTCTCGAGGGGCCGATGGGCGCGGGCAAGACCCGGCTCATCCAGGGTATCTGTGAGGGCCTCGGCGTCGATCCCCGCGACGTGACGAGCCCCACCTACGCCCTGGTCAACACCTACTCCGGACGTCTCGCGGTCTACCACCTCGATCTCTACCGGGTGGTGGATCCCGAGGAGGTGGAGAGCACAGGGGTGCTCGACGTCGCCGGGGACGGAGTTGCCCTGGTGGAGTGGATCGACCGAGCCCGGGAGGTGCTCCCCCCCGGGGGTGTCCACGTCCTGATCCAGGACGAAGGCCCCGAGCTGCGAGACATCCGCTTCGAGGCTCCCGAGGGAGCCCCGCTGCTCGGGGCCGTTTCGAACTTCGCTGCGAGCGCCTAGTAGCCGCCGCGGCCGCCGCGGCCACCGCCGCCGCCGTAGCCACCACCGCCGCCGCCGTAGCCACCACCGCCGCGGCCACCGCGGCCACCGCCGCCGCCGCCGCCGCCGCCGCCACGAGCGCGCTCACGCGCCTCGTTGACCTTCAGGTTGCGACCGTCGAGGTCGGCGCCGTCGAGAGCATCGATGGCAGCCTGAGCGTCCTCGTCGGAACCCATCTCCACGAAGCCGAAGCCGCGAGAGCGGCCAGTATCCCGGTCCATCACGATCGACGCCTCGACCACATTGCGGCCATCCGCTCCGAAGGCGTCACGCAGACCCTCCTCGGTGGTGTTGTACGACAGGTTCCCAACGTAGAGCCTCTTGCCCATTGCTAACTTTCCTTTCAGTGTCCGTTCCCCGCTTCGATCGACACCGGAAGGGTGCGCGAGCTAGAGAGACGAGGCATTCCTATCAACTTTCGGGGGGTGGGCGATAGCGGAAATGGGTCTCCGCCTAGATTCTTGCTCCGGCGGCGGATCGGGCCTGGAGGCCGCCTGCAGCCCCCGGAGCGTGCAAGATCATCCCGGCGTCCACGCCGACGACCTGGTCATCGGGGACCGGGAGCCAGACGTTCTCGGTCGAGAGGGGCTCGCTCGCGATCAGGAGGTGCCGCACCGGGGTGCCGTCATCCACCTCCCCCTCGCAGGAGGGGTCGAGCATCGAGCAGCCGTCGCGCTCGGGGCAGCGCCCCTTGTAGGTGCTGTACCAGAGGGTATTTCCCGCGTGGACGGCGGCCAGGAGGTCGTCCCGGGCCACCACCAGGGTCAGGACGCTGGCCTTGGGGGCGCCGGGGTCCACCAGCGCTCGCAGCCGCTCGACCGTCTCCAGGAGGCAGGCCCGCACCGCGTCGAAGGGGGCGGTCGCCGAGGCGCCGTCCGTCCGCGCGTCCAGCAGGGAGAGGAAGAGCGCGAAGACCCGCTCGCTGTCGGTGTCGCCCTCGAAGCGCCGGTGGGGCGGGGCGACCCGGGCCTCGACCTCGGCCTTCAGCTCCGGCCAGCGGGCGATGTCCCCGTTGTGGGCGAAGGCCCAGGGGCCCCGCAGGAAGGGGTGGCAGTTGCGCTCCTCGACCGCGCCGGCGGAGGCCTTGCGCACGTGGGCGAGGACGGTGCGGCTGCTGACCAGGCCCGCCGCGCTGCGGAAGTCGCCGTCCACGAAGGCGGCGCCGGTGCCCCGCAGGAGGTGGCTGTCGGACCCGTCGAAGAAGGCGATGCCCCAGCCATCCGGGTGCTGGCGTGACTGCACCGTGAGGGCGTTGCGGGCCCTCACCAGTGAGTTGTGCATGGCGCTCGGGAAGGCCGAGCGGAAGCCAAAGACGCGACACATGCGACGGACACCATAACCTTGCCCCCCGGGGTCGCGCCAAAGCCCGAAGCTGTAAGGCCCCCGGGAGCCCTCAGGAGGGGCTCCGGGTGGTACATCAGGCCCCTGCCGCGAGGTCCGGGACGAGGCGGGGAGCGCCCCCTTCCGGTCCTCGCGATCTCCTGCCCTGCAAGGGGAGCCCCGATGCGTTCCACGAAGAAGCCCACCCTCCTCGCGCTGCTCCTCCTCGGCCTCCCCCTGGCCTGCACCCTCGCCCCCGGAGGCGGGGAGGAGGGCCCGGCCCAACTCTCCCTCCGGCGCGCGGATCCCCTGGCGGCCGTCAGCCTCGGCCAGGGCGAGGAGCGGGTGCTGCGCTTCCGGGGGCGCCTCCCACTCGCGGGGAGCCCCCGCGAGCCGCTCGCGCTCGCCGGCGCGCTGCTCGAGCGGCACGGGCCGGCCCTCGGCGCCCGCCCGGAGCTCGACTTCGAGTTCGTGCGCACCACCCGGGTGGGCCGCGAGGGGCAGGGCGTGGTCCACCGCCTGCGCCGCCTGGAGCAGGGGCTGGCCGTCGAGGGGGGCGAGCTGATCGTCGGCCAGGACCTCACCGGCGCCGTCACCTTCCTCCGGCATGCGCACCCCGCGGCGCTCCCGGTCCGCGCGCGGTCGCCGCTCAGCGGCGCCGCGGCCCTCGCGCGGGCCAGCGCCGGCATCCTCTCCCTCCACCGGGCGTGGATCGACGAGCAGGTCTGGGTCCGGGGCGACCGGGAGCACCCGGGCTGGCACGAGGCCTACCGGGTCGGGCTGCACCACGAGCCCGGCGCGGCGCCGCTCTCGGCCTTCCGCTGGGTCGCGGTGGAGAGCGGCGAGATCGTCCGGGAGCAGGACCGCCTGGTCCACGCCGGTCCCCCCTGCGTCCCCTGTGACGCCACGGTGGAAGCCGGCTGCGGCCGGCTCTTCTTCCGCTCGCCGCCCGAGGCCCTCGACGATCCGAGCGTTCGCAACGCCGACGACGTCGACGCCGCCCTCTCGGACTGCCAGCTCTCGAACCTCACCAGCAGCACCCGCCTCGACGGCACCTGGGCGAACACGGTCCCGACGGGCGGGCCGAGCGCCCGCGTCTCGCCGCCCTACGACGCCCTGCGCAGCGTGAATCAGCGCGCGGTGGACGAGGTCAACGCCTACTTCCACGCCGACCGGGCCCGGCGGCAGCTCGAGGCGCTCGGCTTCCCCGCGGTGATGGACTACTCCCTCGGGATCGACGCCCACGACGACCAGGTCGGGAACAACGCCTACTACGACCCGCAGAGCCGCGAGATGCACTTCGGGGAGAGCGGCGTCGACTATGCCCAGGACGCCGATGTCATCTACCACGAGTACGGCCACGCCATTCAGGACGACATGGTGCCGGGGTGGGGGCGCAGCTACGAGGCCGGCGCGCTCGGCGAGGGCTTCGGCGACTACTGGGCGGCCGGGATCACCGACGACGCCTACGCGACGGTCCTCGGGCCGGCCTGCGGCGGCGCCTGGGTCACGACCGGCTGGAACCCCTACGACGGCTCGGTCGGCTCGGGCTGCCTGCGCCGGGTGGACGGCACCCTGCGCTTCCCGGAAGACCAGCTCTGGGAGGTCCACGACGACGGGCGGATCTGGAGCGGCGCGATCTGGCCCCTGCGCCTCGCCCTGGGGCAGGCGGTGGCCGACCCCATCGTGGTGGCCTCGCACGCCTACCTCGGCTCGGGCCCCGACTACGTCGATGCGGCGGACGCGCTCCTCGCCGCGGATCGGGCCCTGAACGGCGGGACGAACGCCGCCGCCATCCACCAGGCGATGTTCGACCGGGGCATCCCGCGGAGCGCCGCCCCGGCGGTCGACACCGACATGAGCGCGCAGGCCTCCTACAGCTGCGAGAACCAGCGGGTCGACGTGAGCGGCCAGCAGGTCTACGAGGCCGGCCACTACGTCGAGTGCGTCTTCACCCAGCCCGGCGCCACCCGGATCCGCTTCCACTTCAGCCGCTTCGAGACCGAGCTGGACTACGACTTCGTCCGCATCAGCGACGGCATGTACAACGAGGTCCAGCTCCTCTCCGGGACCCCCTTCGGACAGGGCGGGGGCTACAGCGCGGCGGTCGACGGCGACACCATCGTGGCGCGCTTCTTCGCGGATCCGCGGGTCGAGGCGTGGGGTTTCGCCATCGACGGTGTCTCCTTCCCGCCGATGTGTGCGACCGACGCCGACTGCGACGACGGCCTCTTCTGCACCGGCGTCGAGACCTGCAACGCCCTGGGCGCCTGCCGCACCAGCGCGCTGCCGGGCCTCGACGACGGGGTGGGGTGCACCGTGGACGCCTGCGACGAGGCGACCCAGGTCATCACCCACACGCCGGACGACGGCATCTGCTCCGACGGCCGCTTCTGCAACGGGCCCGAGAGCTGCGACGCGGTCATCGGCTGCCTGCCCTCGCCGGGGCCCATCGATCCCGACGATGGCATCCCCTGCACCGACGACTACTGCGTGGAGCGCACCGACGAGATCGTGAACCTGCCGAACCACGATCTCTGCAGCGACGGTGTCTTCTGCAACGGCGCCGAGGTCTGCGACCCCTCCCTGGGCTGTCAGCCCGGCCCCTCGAACATCGAGGACGACGGCGTGGACTGCACGGTCGACGTCTGCAACGAGGAGACCGACGCGATCGAGCACCGGGTGGACGACGGCCTCTGTGACGACGGCCTCTTCTGCAACGGCCAGGAGAACTGCCACGCCGTCTTCGGCTGTGAGCCGGGCGCCGCGCCCGAGGTGGACGACGGCGTGGACTGCACGATCGACCGCTGCGACGAGGAGCTCGACGCGGTGGTGAACGAGCCGGATCATTCGGCCTGCAGCGACGACGTCTTCTGCAACGGGGCCGAGCTCTGCGATCCTTCTGGCGGCTGCGGGCTGGGCGAGCCGCCCGCGCTCGACGACGGGGACCTCTGCACCCTCGACGCCTGCGACGAGGAGGCCGGCGCCATCACCCACGCGGAGCTCGAGCGCTGCGATCCCGAGACCGGCGAGGTGAAGAAGGGCTGCGGCTGCGATGGTCCAGGGGAGAGCAGGGGTGGGGCAGCCCTCGCGCTCCTCCTGCTGGGGCTCGCGCTCGCCGAGCGGCGCCGCGCCGAGCCCTGAGCCGCGCGGTCGGTCGGAGGACCGGCCCGTGGGTGGCGAGCCCCCGGGTCGGGAACTAGGGTGACGGGCATGGGGGAAGTCACAGCGGGTTCGAGGCGGGCGCGAACCCGGCGGAAGGGGCGAGGCGGCGCCGGGCCCTCGCTCGGTGGGCTGATCCTGCTCGCGGTGCTCGTCTCCGGCTGCGGGCAGGAGGAGCAGACCGCGGCCTGCGCCGCGTTCGTGATCTGCGTCGAGGCCCGGGACGAGCAGGGTGGCCGCACCACCGATCTCGAGCGCTTCCGCGAGGGCGGCGCCTGCTGGGGCAGCCGGCCGGGTCAGACCCTCTGCGACCGGGCCTGCACCCGGGGCCTCGCCTTCCTGCGCGAGCGCTACACCCCGCTGCCGGAGGCCTGCACCCCATGAGGTCCCTCGGTCGATTGCTGGCCCTGGGGGTGGCCCTCGGGATGGTCGGCGCCGCGCTGGCGCACCTCCCGGCGATCCTCCAGACCGAGTACGAGCTCGAGCGGCCGGAGATCAGCTGGGCCCTCTACGGCGATATGCCGGAGGGGAGCGAGGTCTACACCCTGCGACTGACCTACGAGGAGGGCTTCGCCCTGCCGATGGAGCTGCTGATCCCCCACCGGCGCTCGCTCGGAGACTTCCGTCCGGCCTACGCGGTGGTGGGGCCCGGCCTGCCGGCGCCCACCGCGGGCGAGCTCGCCTTGCTCCCGCGGGCTCCGCCGGCCGGCGCCGGTGTCTTCCTCGAGCTCGACGACGATGGCGAGCGGCTGGTGATCTTCGAGAGCTTCATGCGCCGGATGTTCTGGTCCACCGGGCCCATGGCCCTGGCCCTCGAGGCCGGCGACTTCGAGATCTGGATCTGGTCCCCCGACGGCATCCCCGGGGAGTTCGTCTTCGGCATGGGCGTGGAGGAGGACTTCTCCGGCGGCGGCTGGGGGAAGGTCTTCGATGACTGGTCGACCTACAACTACTAGGGCGCTGTCCCTGGCCCTGATCCTCGCGGCTGCCGCGGTGGGCCTCGCGGGCGAGGCGCGCGCCGAGCGCCCGGCGCTCGCCGAAGCCTCGCGCTTCACGGTCGGCGGGGCCCTGGAGGTCGATCTGGTCGGCCTGGCCTACGGCCTGCGACCGGAGCTGCTCTGGCGGCCCTTCGCCCCGGACGGGGCGGGGCAGCTGCGGGTGGCCCTCGGCCTCCTGCCGGGGCCCGAGTACTTCTTCCTGCCTCTCGACCTCGGCTGGCGCTGGCGGTGGGGGAGGGCATGGCGGGTCTCGCCGGTGCTCGGCCTCGGCCTCGAGCGGCAGCACTTCTTCGTCGGGGACGCGCCGCCGGTCGCCCGAACCTCCCTCTACCTGGAGCTGGGGGCGGCCGTGCGGATCGACCGGCGCATGCGCGCGGGGCTGACCGTCGCCCCCGACCTCTCGCTCTGGCACGAGCCCGGCTTCGGCCTGGCGGTGCAGGCGACCTTCGGCTTCGATCTGGGCAAGGGAGGCGAGGCCGACTAGAGCTGGTCCCGTGTTCGGGACCCTCCTCACCGTCGCCTTCCTCCTCCTGCTCGGCCACGTCCTCTGGCGCGCTGCCTCGCTGCCGTGGCTCGCCCGCCTGCGCCGACGCCACTTCTGGATCGCCGGGGGCGGGCTGACCCTGATCTTCGTCCTGGGGCGCTTCGTCGGTCACGACGGGGAGGGCGCCCTGGCCGCGACCCTCGAGCTCCTGGGGATGAACCTCCTGGGCACGGTCTTCCTGCTCTGGGCGGCGCTGCTGGTGGCCGAGCTGCTCACCGGCTTCGGCTGGCTCCTGCGCCGGCGAGCCCCCGCCGTGCGCGCGGCGGCCCTGGGCGCGGGCGCGCTGCTGGCGGTGGTCGCGATGGTCCAGGGGCTGCGCGCGCCGGCCGTGGTCGAGCACGAGGTGGCGCTCGAGGGGCTGGCGCCGGAGCTGGACGGCCTGCGCGTCGTCGCCGTCTCGGACGCGCACCTCGGCTCGCAGCTCGGCGCCGGCTGGCTCGCGCCCCGCGTCGCCACGGTGCAGGCCCTCGAGCCGGATCTGATCCTCCTGCTCGGCGACATCTTCGAGGGGCACGGGGCGCCACCCGGGGTGGCCCGGCAGCTCGCCGGGCTCCGGGCGCCGCTGGGGAAGCTCTTCGTCGAGGGCAACCACGACTCGCGGCAGCGCCACGGGGGGGAGGGCTTCCACGCGCTCCTGGAGGGGGCCGGCTTCCGCTTCCTCGCCGATCGGAGCGTGGTGCTCGAGGGCGGCCTGGTGGTGGCCGGCGTGACGAGCACCACCCACCGGGCGCGGGGGCACGACGACTCGGATCCCCTGGGAGAGACCCTCGCCGCCCTCCCGGGCGGTCCGACGATCCTGCTCTCCCACGCGCCCTGGGAGGTGGAGCGGGCGGCCGAGGCGGGGGTCGACCTGATGCTCTCGGGGCACACCCACGGGGGGCAGATCTGGCCCTTCTCCTATCTGGTCGCCACGCGCTACGCGCACCTGGTCGGCCGGCACCGGGTCGGCGGCCTGGAGCTGATCATCAGCCGGGGCCTGGGCACCTGGGGGCCGCGGATGCGGCTCTGGCCGCAGGGCGAGATCCTCCTGCTGACCCTGCGCCCGGCGCAGCGAGGCCCGGGCTAGTCCGCGCGCAGGCGCCGCCGCTGCAGCTGACGCCAGGCCTTCGCCAGGGGCTCGCGGGGCTCCCCCGCGTGGTCGCGCAGCCCGAGGTTGGCGCGGGTCTTGAGGGCGAGCTCCCCCGGCCAGCCGTCCACCACGTTGCGGGAGGCGGCGACCAGCGCGCACCAGCCGGGCTCGCCACCGCAGTCGTATTCGTTGGGGATGGTGGAGCAGGCCCCGGCCAGCCCGCCCGGGAGCAGGTCACGGTTCGACCACCAGGTGAGCAGGTCGCTGGCGTGGGCGTCGGCCTCGGCGACGATCCACTCGAGGTAGGCGGCCTGGGCCTCGGCCGAGCCGCGGGCGTGCGAGACGCAGGGGCCGGTGTTCGCGTCGAGGGCGTAGCGGATCTCCTCGGCGGGCCAGCCGGTCGCGGCGATGACCAGGGGCGCCTCGACCCGCGAGGTGATCGCGCTGAGGTAGTCGGCGGGGAGGTCGGCCGGATCCACCAGCGCCGGGTGGTCGAAGGGGTAGGTCACCAGCGCCAGGCGATCCATCTTCAGGCCCGAGAGGGAGGTCAGGTTCGCCTCGCGGGCGGCCGCGGCGGCGGCGAAGCAGACCTCGGCGGGATCCTCGCAGGCGGGGTCCAGGCCGTGGAGGGTCTCGGCGACCAGGGAGGGGAAGACCACCAGGTCGGGGTGGCGGACCTTCACCGCCCGGTAGATGGCGTCCTCGGCCAGCACCAGCGACTCCCAGGTGCGCTCGTCGCAGCTCTCCCGGTAGAGGTTCAGCTCCATGCCGAGGTCCAGCCAGCGGGGCTGGAAGCGCTCGATCATCCAGAGGGTGTAGTCGATGTAGGCCTGGCGCAGGCGCGGCCCCTCGGGGTCGCGGACGAAGTCGAAGCAGAGGGCCGACCACTCCGAGACCGGCCCGGCCGTCGTGGCGGCGTCGGCGAGGTAGGCGCGCCCCTCGCCCCCCACCAGGGCCAGGGAGAGGAAGACCGGGGCCTCGCCGGCGCTGGCCACCTGCTCGTCGATGGCCTGCACCCAGCCCCCGGGCAGCTCGACGCCGTCCCCGAAGGAGTTCCAGGGGACGCCCAGGAAGTCCTGGTGGATGGCGACGGCGTCCACGTCC belongs to Deltaproteobacteria bacterium and includes:
- a CDS encoding metallophosphoesterase, translating into MFGTLLTVAFLLLLGHVLWRAASLPWLARLRRRHFWIAGGGLTLIFVLGRFVGHDGEGALAATLELLGMNLLGTVFLLWAALLVAELLTGFGWLLRRRAPAVRAAALGAGALLAVVAMVQGLRAPAVVEHEVALEGLAPELDGLRVVAVSDAHLGSQLGAGWLAPRVATVQALEPDLILLLGDIFEGHGAPPGVARQLAGLRAPLGKLFVEGNHDSRQRHGGEGFHALLEGAGFRFLADRSVVLEGGLVVAGVTSTTHRARGHDDSDPLGETLAALPGGPTILLSHAPWEVERAAEAGVDLMLSGHTHGGQIWPFSYLVATRYAHLVGRHRVGGLELIISRGLGTWGPRMRLWPQGEILLLTLRPAQRGPG